The following proteins are co-located in the Osmia bicornis bicornis unplaced genomic scaffold, iOsmBic2.1, whole genome shotgun sequence genome:
- the LOC123988813 gene encoding uncharacterized protein LOC123988813 translates to MANSIEETFGWHKENEENEIFVRKPRLSRTPPSASKGKDPRQSVGRLESVDLAGEETEEEVNIIKQKCTQGKAIEGVTNQKRKESLTLEEKVDVSLRAIEKILQAISDHHMVFNNLILKKEDEIDPVITNTYVSMKKCLEEVMVAVDGLRDVHTKHTEKTKGEMTYSKTKRAQTTVMTETDRIPVTEKKSISTQTEEEIGGDFPPLPAVRQQKRKEITPPTDKSGKRTRFTRNAEESPMEKGNGKETLMPGQGGGVTSGEQEWIVAGRRRRTKEEEVGSNRSSATPNKNKNEGGRPASGRAGGRNTPRINIKPQAIAVRFGKDKTFAEILKKVKGAAGKTPEGIRAVKQTRAGNLLIEFAPGADLENLRRNLDGRLGSDVEVAKLQTMVDIEIRGIDPTVEKEEVMEAIKGEIGHEAKGVRIKILRTDPRQNKVAVIEGPAVDMNRLLRGNKIRIGWTMVTAREIPRLTRCYKCHGMGHIANNCKIIGDTGGLCRKCGDAGHHMRECVKEPRCRLCVADGLPAEQTGHVAASVRCPKYKEALRNKRQG, encoded by the coding sequence ATGGCAAATTCTATAGAAGAAACGTTTGGATGGCATAAGGAGAATGAGGAGAATGAAATCTTTGTAAGAAAGCCAAGACTGAGCAGAACACCCCCAAGTGCGTCGAAGGGTAAGGACCCTAGACAATCTGTTGGGAGGTTGGAATCCGTGGACCTGGCCGGGGAGGAGACAGAAGAAGAGGTCAATATAATTAAGCAGAAGTGCACACAGGGCAAAGCAATAGAGGGGGTTACGAaccagaaaagaaaagagagccTCACACTGGAGGAGAAGGTGGATGTTAGCCTGAGGGCTATAGAGAAGATACTTCAGGCTATCAGTGACCACCATATGGTATTTAATAACTTAATACTGAAAAAGGAGGACGAAATTGACCCTGTAATAACAAACACTTACGTGTCAATGAAGAAATGCCTGGAAGAGGTCATGGTTGCGGTCGATGGCCTCAGAGACGTGCACACCAAGCATACGGAAAAAACCAAAGGCGAGATGACCTATAGCAAGACGAAGAGAGCACAGACGACAGTAATGACGGAAACAGACCGGATACCtgtaacagagaaaaaaagcATTAGCACTCAGACAGAGGAAGAGATAGGGGGTGATTTCCCTCCCCTCCCGGCTGTGAGACagcagaagaggaaggagATCACGCCCCCTACGGATAAAAGTGGGAAGAGGACGAGGTTCACTAGGAATGCGGAAGAGTCACCAATGGAGAAAGGAAACGGGAAGGAAACATTGATGCCCGGACAAGGAGGAGGGGTAACGAGCGGGGAACAGGAATGGATCGTAGCCGGAAGGAGAAGACGAACGAAGGAAGAGGAAGTGGGGAGTAACAGGAGTAGCGCGACCCCAAACAAGAACAAGAACGAAGGCGGTAGGCCGGCGAGTGGTAGAGCGGGGGGAAGGAACACCCCCAGAATTAACATCAAACCACAGGCAATTGCAGTACGTTTCGGCAAGGATAAGACCTTTGCGGAGATTCTCAAAAAGGTGAAAGGAGCCGCGGGCAAAACACCAGAGGGCATCAGGGCGGTAAAGCAGACAAGAGCCGGGAATCTGCTTATTGAATTCGCCCCTGGTGCGGATTTAGAGAATCTGAGGAGAAACCTGGACGGCAGACTGGGTTCAGATGTTGAGGTGGCTAAACTGCAGACCATGGTCGACATAGAGATAAGAGGGATAGATCCAACAGtagaaaaggaggaggttatgGAAGCTATTAAGGGAGAAATTGGACACGAGGCGAAGGGGGTCAGGATTAAGATTCTCAGGACAGACCCGAGGCAGAATAAAGTGGCGGTCATCGAAGGCCCAGCAGTGGATATGAACCGACTACTAAGAGGAAACAAGATTAGGATAGGTTGGACTATGGTAACTGCAAGGGAAATCCCACGTTTAACGCGTTGCTACAAGTGCCACGGTATGGGACATATTGCAAATAACTGCAAGATCATAGGAGATACAGGGGGACTGTGTAGGAAGTGCGGGGATGCAGGGCACCACATGAGAGAATGTGTAAAAGAACCCAGGTGTAGACTATGCGTGGCAGATGGACTCCCAGCTGAGCAGACGGGACATGTTGCCGCCTCAGTAAGGTGCCCGAAATACAAAGAGG